A single window of Rhizobium indicum DNA harbors:
- a CDS encoding DUF1801 domain-containing protein, whose amino-acid sequence MSGKTLKTAAKVTKKTAAKPDTAEPTLLSGGNPQIAKGYGDAPVQAYIAAMPGWKSDVGHRLDALITRTVPGVYKAVKWNSPLYGMEGQGWFLGVHCFAKYIKVAFFRGTSLSPVPPGESKQKEVRYFHIHEEDRLDEAQLAAWVEQASQLPGERM is encoded by the coding sequence ATGTCCGGGAAGACACTCAAGACTGCGGCAAAGGTCACGAAGAAGACAGCCGCCAAGCCTGATACCGCGGAGCCGACCCTTCTCTCGGGCGGCAACCCTCAGATCGCCAAGGGTTACGGCGACGCTCCCGTGCAAGCCTACATCGCCGCCATGCCCGGCTGGAAAAGCGACGTCGGGCATCGCCTCGACGCGCTCATCACCCGCACGGTGCCCGGGGTGTACAAGGCCGTGAAATGGAACTCGCCCCTTTACGGCATGGAAGGGCAGGGCTGGTTTCTCGGTGTCCATTGCTTCGCAAAATACATCAAGGTTGCTTTCTTCCGCGGCACGTCGCTCAGTCCCGTTCCGCCCGGCGAGTCCAAACAAAAGGAAGTGCGTTACTTCCACATTCATGAGGAAGACCGACTCGACGAGGCCCAGCTCGCCGCCTGGGTGGAACAGGCAAGCCAATTGCCCGGCGAACGAATGTGA
- a CDS encoding DUF1801 domain-containing protein, with amino-acid sequence MKKATATPKKSGSSEEKDGDSPSRLIDARIEELSDWRGEMLARVRTFIRQAEPDVVEEWKWRGVPVWEHAGIICTGETYKSVVKLTFAKGASLEDPSGLFNSSLDGNTRRAIDFHEGDEIDEQALKALIRGAVALNTSKRAAARPAGSRKKPSSA; translated from the coding sequence ATGAAGAAAGCCACGGCAACCCCGAAGAAGAGCGGCTCCAGCGAAGAGAAAGACGGAGACTCTCCTTCTCGTTTGATCGATGCGAGAATCGAGGAGTTGAGCGATTGGCGCGGCGAGATGCTCGCCCGCGTCCGAACTTTCATCAGACAGGCCGAGCCCGACGTGGTCGAGGAATGGAAGTGGAGAGGCGTTCCGGTGTGGGAGCACGCCGGGATCATCTGCACCGGCGAGACCTACAAGAGCGTGGTGAAACTGACCTTCGCCAAGGGCGCCTCGCTGGAGGACCCTTCAGGCCTCTTCAACTCCAGCCTTGACGGCAATACCAGGCGCGCCATCGATTTCCATGAGGGCGACGAGATTGACGAGCAGGCGTTGAAGGCGCTCATTCGCGGTGCTGTCGCACTCAACACTTCAAAGCGGGCCGCCGCTCGTCCTGCCGGCTCGCGGAAGAAACCAAGCAGCGCTTGA